In the genome of Maribacter forsetii DSM 18668, the window TTTCAATACCGTTTTAGGCTACAACTGGGTACCTAGTGATTTTGTAAATCATGATGTTGAGTTATTGAACATTCAGTTTGTAAGAAATGTAAATAGTAGTAGATTCTATAATGTTTATACTAATACCTATGAACTTTTAGATGACATCGCAGACTCTTATGAAGATGCTACATTGTATCCAGAATTGGCATCATTCTTTGAAACTGGTGACGATGATGATGAACTTAACTTAATAATTCCTTCAGGCACAACCGGATTTACAAATGCAATCTTAGATGGTGATGTATCTTCTTCAAGTGACGATTTTGATGATGTAAACACTATTGAAGAAAGAAGAATTAGACTAACCGAGAATAATTTAATATTCGCATCTAATTACACATTCAACAAAACAAATAGAACCGGACCTATAGACAATTCTTTTTATCAATTCCGTTGGAAAATTGAAGGTGCAGGTAATGTTTTATCGGCTTTCTCTTCTTTTATACCATTCAACAAAAATGACGATGATCAGTTATTGGTATTTGGAGTACCATTTTCACAATACATTAAAAATGAGTTTGAATACGTAAAATACTGGGACCTAAAACGTTCTAATGTATTAGCTGCAAGAGCATTCTTCGGTATTGCCATTCCTTACGGTAATTCTGATAACATTCCATTTGTTCGTAGTTATTTTGGTGGTGGATCAAATGACAACAGAGCTTGGTTCCCATACTCATTAGGACCAGGAAGCACTTCTGCAATTAACGATTTTAACGAAGCGAATTTAAAATTGGCCTTAAACCTAGAATACAGATTTCCGGTAGCGGGTGATATTAACGGAGCCATATTTGCAGATGCAGGAAACATATGGAACGTGCTGGATAATGTAGAAGATCCAGATGCTACTTTTGACGGATTTAGTTCTTTAAAGGATATTGCCTTAGGAACGGGTATTGGTTTAAGATACGATTTTACCTACTTCCTATTTAGACTAGATTTGGGCTTCAAAACTTATAACCCTGCTGAAATTCAGTCTAAAAGATGGTTTAGAGATTATAATTTTGCGAACTCCGTGTTGCAAATAGGTATCAACTATCCCTTTTAAATATAATTGTTTTATTACTTTTGTTTTTCATTTTTTTAAGAAACAAACAACAACATAATTATGGCTCACAATATTAAACCGGGAGTTGCAACCGGAGATGAAGTTCAAGCAATCTTCAACTACGCAAAAGAAAAAGGGTTCGCATTACCTGCAGTAAACGTTATAGGTTCAGATACCATTAATGGTGTTTTAGAGACAGCTGCAAGTTTAAACGCTCCTGTTATCATTCAATTTTCTAACGGTGGAGCACAGTTCAATGCTGGTAAAGGTCTTTCTAACGATGGGCAAAAAGCAGCCATACTAGGTGCTGTTGCCGGAGCCAAACATGTTCACCAACTAGCAGAAGCTTATGGTGCAACAGTTATTCTTCATACAGATCACTGTGCAAAAAAATTATTGCCTTGGATAGATGGTCTTTTAGATGCTAGTGAAAAACATTTCGCTGAAACAGGAAAATCTTTATTCAGCTCGCATATGATCGATCTTTCTGAAGAGCCTTTAGAAGAGAATATTGAAATATGTAAAGGATACTTAGAGCGCATGAGCAAAATGAACATGACGCTAGAAATTGAACTAGGTATTACTGGTGGTGAAGAAGATGGTGTTGATAATTCTGATGTAGATGATTCTAAATTATACACGCAACCAGAAGAAGTAGCATACGCTTATGAAGAGCTTTCTAAAGTTAGCCCTAAATTCACTATCGCTGCTGCATTTGGTAACGTACACGGTGTTTACAAGCCAGGTAACGTTAAATTGACTCCAAAAATCCTTTTAAACTCTCAAGAATATATTTCTAAGAAATATGGTGTTGAGCACAACCATATAGATTTCGTATTCCATGGTGGTTCTGGATCTACAGTTGAAGAGATCAGAGAAGGTATTAGCTACGGAGTTATAAAAATGAATATTGATACCGATTTACAATATGCTTTCTTAGCAGGTGTTCGTGACTATATTCAAGATAATAAAGACTACTTGCAAGCACAAATTGGCAACCCTAAAGGTGCTGACGAACCTAACAAGAAATTCTACGACCCAAGAGTTTGGTTGAGAAAAGGTGAAACCTCTTTCATAGAGCGTTTGAAAAAAGCCTTTGAAGACTTAAACAATGTTGATACACTATAACCTTATTGGATAACCAAAAAATGGATGATATGACGGCTTGGTTTAAAAGAAAAGAAAAAGGTATTCAAACCTCTACAGAGGAAAAGAAAGACACACCTAAAGGACTTTGGTATAAATCACCAACAGGTAAAATAGTAGAGTCTGACGATCTTGCAAAGAACTTTTATGTAAGTCCTGAAGATGATTATCACGTAAGAATAGGCAGTAAAGAGTATTTTGAAATTTTGTTCGATAACAATAAGTTTACTGAACTTGATGCAAACCTTAGTTCTAAAGATCCTTTAAAATTTGAGGATACTAAGAAATACAGTGAACGCTTAAAAGCGGCGCAGAAAAAAACTGGACTTAAAGATGCTGTGAGAACAGGATACGGAAAGTCTTACGGTAAAGACATCGTAATCTGCTGTATGGATTTTAAATTCATTGGCGGCTCTATGGGTAGTGTCGTTGGTGAAAAAATTGCACGTGGTATAGACTACGCCATTAAAAAGAAAACACCATTTATGATGATTTCTAAATCTGGTGGAGCTCGTATGATGGAGGCAGCGCTTTCATTAATGCAACTTGCAAAAACATCAGCTAAATTAGCTCAGTTATCTGAAGCTGGTTTACCATACATCTCTTTATGTACCGACCCAACAACGGGTGGTACTACGGCTTCTTATGCTATGCTTGGCGATATTAATATTGCAGAGCCAGGAGCATTGATAGGTTTTGCCGGTCCTAGAATCGTAAAAGATACTACTGGTAAAGATTTGCCCGAAGGTTTTCAATCATCTGAGTTTTTATTGGAACACGGCTTTTTAGATTTCATTTCACATAGAAGAGATTTAAAGAAAAAAGTGAACCTATATATCGACTTAATTCAGAACAACCCCGTAAGAGCAGAAAAAGCAACAGCGTGAAATCATTAGTATTCACTATACTATCTTTTTGGTTTTTATGCTGTTCTACAGATAAAGAAAAAGTGCTCGTCGAAGAATCAGATTCGGCGAGCATTTTTAATTCTAATGCACAAGTTACCCAAGTAAGCATATCAGGAGAACCAAATGCATACACTATCAATACTACAGTTTCAAGTCCCGATACAGGATGTGATCAGTATGCCGACTGGTGGGAAATTATAGATTTAGAAGGTAATCTTATATATAGAAGAGTCTTGGCACATAGTCATGTAGATGAACAACCGTTTACAAGATCAGGAAGCAACATTCCCTTAGAAAGTACCACAGAAGTATATATTAGAGTACACATGAATACTACAAGTTATTCAAATGCAGCACTTAAAGGTTCTATTGACACCGGCTTTTCTTCTTATGAATTGGATATTGAATTTGCCAAAGAACTAGAAAACGTAGAACCATTACCAAATGGTTGTGCTTTTTGATTTTAAATTATTAAAATTTAAAATAAACATTTCAAAAAATATCTTACCTTTGCGGCTTGATTGAAAATCAATCACGTACATAAAAATCATTTAAAATAATATTGGAATGTATTTATCAAAAGAAGTAAAAGCCGAAATTTTCAAAAAACACGGCGGTAGTGAAACAAACACTGGTTCTACAGAAGGACAAATTGCTTTGTTTACACACAGAATTAATCACTTAACTGGTCACTTGAAAAAGAACCATAAAGATTACAACACAGAGCGTTCATTAGTAAAGCTCGTGGGTAAAAGAAGAAGTCTTCTTGATTACATGATTAAAAATGATATTGTAAAATACAGAGAGCTAATTAAAGAGCTTGGTATTAGAAAATAATATTGCAAAAGGGGATAGCTAGCTATCCCCTTTTTTAATACTCCCGCCTTAGGAGTTTAAGCCAAATATTTGGCAAAGGAGAACAAAAAGCTACACACGGTTTTTCATTGGTCAACACAACAACACAACAACTCCGACCAGAGAAATTTCAGTCGGAAAGACCATTGTTTAACAAATTTGCATGATGCAAATTTTAATCGAATTTTATGATTCCAAAAGTATTTAAAGAGGTCATAGACCTTGGTGACGGTAGAGAAATTTCTATCGAAACAGGAAAATTGGCAAAACAGGCACATGGCTCTGTTGTTGTTCAATCAGGAAAATGTATGTTATTATGTACAGTTGTTTCCAACTACAAACAAAGTGATGTGGACTTTCTTCCACTAACGGTAGATTACCGTGAAAAATTTGCTGCTGCAGGTCGTTACCCAGGTGGTTTCTTCAAAAGAGAAGCAAGACCTAGTGACGGTGAAGTTTTAACCATGCGTTTAGTGGATCGTGTTTTACGTCCGTTATTCCCTAAAGATTATCACTCAGAAACTCAAGTGATGATTCAGTTAATGTCTCATGATGAAGACGTTATGCCAGATGCAATGGCAGGTTTAGCTGCTTCTGCCGCTATTCAATTATCAGATTTCCCTTTTGAATGTGCTATCTCTGAAGCTAGAGTTGGTCGTGTAAACGGTGAATTCGTTATCAACCCAACTCGTGCTCAATTATTAGAGTCTGACATTGATATGATGATCGGTGCTTCTGCTGATTCTGTAATGATGGTTGAAGGTGAGATGGATGAGATTTCTGAAGAAGAAATGACCGAAGCTATTAAGTTTGCTCATGAAGCTATTAAGGTTCAATGTGCTGCTCAAGAAGCTTTAGCGAAAGCTTTCGGTAAAAAAGATGTACGTGAGTACGAGCCAGAACGTGAAGATGCTGATTTAGCTAAGAAAATTCATGACATGGCTTATGATAAAGTATACGCTGTTGCTCAAGCAGGTTCTGCAAAACATGAGCGTAGCGCTGCTTTTGGCGAAATCAAAGAAGAAATCAAAGCTTCTTTCTCTGAAGAAGAGCAAGCTGATTTTGGCGGATTAATTTCTAAATACTACAGTAAAGCTGAAAAAGCCGCTGTACGTGACTTAACATTGAACGAGGGTTTAAGATTAGATGGTCGTAAGACTGATGAGATCAGACCAATTTGGTGTGAGGTAAACTATTTACCATCTACACACGGTTCTTCTATCTTTACTCGTGGAGAAACTCAAGCTTTAGCTACAGTTACTTTAGGTACTAGTAGAGAAGCAAACCAAATAGATATGCCATCTTACGAAGGTGAAGAGCGTTTCTATTTACACTATAACTTCCCTCCTTTTTCAACTGGTGAAGCAAGACCTATTCGTGGAACATCTCGTAGAGAAGTTGGTCACGGTAACTTGGCTCAACGTGCATTGAAAGGAATGGTTCCTGAAGATTGTCCTTACACAGTACGTGTAGTTTCTGAGATTTTAGAATCTAACGGTTCTTCTTCTATGGCTACTGTTTGTGCTGGTACTATGGCAATGATGGATGCTGGGGTTCAATTGAAAAAACCAGTATCAGGTATTGCAATGGGATTAATTTCTGATGCAGATTCTGGAAAGTATGCTGTATTATCAGATATCTTAGGTGATGAAGATCACTTAGGTGATATGGATTTTAAAGTAACAGGTACTGCAGACGGTATTACGGCTTGCCAAATGGATATTAAAGTAAAAGGTCTTTCTTATGAGATTCTTGTTAATGCTTTAAAACAAGCTCGCGAAGGTCGTTTACATATCTTAGGGAAAATTACCGAAACTATTTCTACACCTAACGAAGATGTTAAAGATCACGCTCCTACAATGGTATCTAGACGTGTTCCTAATGAATTCATTGGTGCATTAATTGGTCCTGGAGGAAAAGTGATTCAAGAAATGCAGAAAGAAACTGAGACAACTATCGTTATAAACGAAGATCCAGTTACTGAAGAAGGTATTGTTGAAATATTAGGTGTTGGTAGAAAAGGTATAGATGCTGTAATGGCAAAAATAGATTCTATCTTGTTCAAGCCAGAAGTTGGTAGCGTTTACGAAGTAAAAGTTATTAAGATGCTTGATTTCGGTGCAGTTGTAGAATATATGGATGCTCCTGGTAATGAAGTATTATTACACGTAAGTGAACTAGCTTGGGAACGTACAGAAAATGTAGCTGATGTTGTTAACATGGGCGATGTATTTGACGTTAAGTATTTCGGTATAGATAAGCGTACTCGTAAAGAAAAAGTTTCTCGTAAAGCACTTTTACCAAAACCAGAAGGTTTTGTTGAAAGACCACCACGTGATGATAAAAGAAGAGATGACCGTCGTGGAAACGATCGTAATCGCGATAGAAAACCAAGAAGAGATTAATTCTTTTGTAAGGTAATTCTTAAAGCCTCGACTAATCAGTCGAGGCTTTTTTTATGTAGTTCAACGGAAAAATGAACTTTTTTTGATTGAATTGTAACATTCGGAAGTTTTTTACGTATAAGTATATGCAGTCTATGCAAACTGAACTTAATTTATTTTAATGAGACAGCTTAAGATTACAAAACAGGTCACCAATAGAGAGACCGCATCTTTGGACAAGTACTTACAAGAAATTGGAAAAGTAGACTTGATTACCGCTGATGAAGAAGTAGAGTTGGCACAACGTATCAAGGCAGGCGACCAGATCGCTCTTGAAAAACTCACCAAAGCCAACCTCAGATTCGTGGTTTCAGTTGCGAAGCAGTACCAAAACCAAGGCCTTACTTTGCCAGATTTGATTAACGAGGGTAACCTTGGACTAATCAAAGCTGCACAGCGTTTTGACGAAACGCGGGGATTTAAATTTATCTCCTACGCCGTATGGTGGATCCGTCAATCTATATTACAAGCATTGGCAGAACAATCTCGTATCGTTCGTTTGCCTTTGAACAAAATTGGTTCTATCAACAAGATTAATAAAACTTTTGCTTTCCTTGAGCAAGCGCATGAAAGAATGCCTTCTCCTGAAGAAATTGCAAAAGAATTGGACATGACTGTTGATGACGTAAAACAATCATTGAAAAACTCAGGTAGACACGTATCTATGGATGCGCCTCTTATTGACGGTGAAGATTCTAACCTTTATGATGTACTTCGTAGTGGTGAATCTCCTAATCCAGATAGAGAATTGTTACATGAGTCTTTACGTACAGAAATTGAGCGTGCTTTAGAAACATTAACGCCACGTGAGGCAGATGTAATTCGTTTATACTTTGGTCTTGCTAACCAACATTCTATGACCTTAGAAGAAATTGGTGAAACTTTTGATCTTACCAGAGAAAGAGTTCGTCAAATTAAAGAAAAAGCAATTAGACGTTTAAAGCATACTTCTAGAAGTAAAATATTAAAAACGTATTTGGGTTAAAAACTCTTAGCGTTCAAGCTATAAAAATTACACGTTAAATATTCCCTAAATTGGTAATATGGCATATTAATTGTAATTTTAACGGTAACAACAGTTTATCATGACTGTTCGTTTTTTGATTGATGAATAAACTCCGGCTGATTACCGGAGTTTTTTCATTTATAATAGTTTCATTATTATTTACTTAGCTAACCCTAAACAACAATTACCCCCAAAATTTCTTTCCTTATCTTAGAGCATCATTACCATTTCAATGAAATACACACTACTAATTTCAATAGTTTTCATGTGCTTTAATTCTTGTAATCACCATAAAAATAATACTGATTTTGGCAGCTACCCTACTCCTGTTAAAGAAAATTTATGGGCGCAATACAGTCAAAAATCAACTTTATTTAAACTTTGGTCCCCTAAGTCAGAAGAAGTTATCTTAAGACTCTATAGAACCGGAAACAACTCTAAATCATATGCAAAATATTCCCTAAACAAGGAAGACGAGGGTATTTGGAAAATTAACGTTGATGGCGATTTAAACAGAATTTACTATACTTTTCAAGTTAAATCAGATAACAAATGGCTAAATGAAACTCCAGGAATTTACGCACAAGCTGTTGGAGTAAACGGAAATAGAGCTATGGTTATTGATATGGAAAAAACCAACCCTAAGAATTGGCAAAGTGATATCTCCCCAGCAGTCAATTACCAAAACGAAGCTATTATCTACGAGCTTCATATTAGAGATATGACAATTCATCCCCAATCTGGGTCTTCTATGCCAGGAACCTATCTAGGCCTAGTTGAAACCGGAACTAAAAGCCCTAACCAAATTACTACGGGCATAGACCACTTAAAGGAATTGGGCATTACTCATGTACATCTTTTACCTTCTTTCGACCATTATTCCATTGACGAAGCCAACTTAAACACCCCGCAATTTAATTGGGGTTACGACCCTCAAAACTATAATGTTCCTGAAGGTTCCTTTTCTACTGATCCTTTTAATGCAGAAGTTCGTATTAAAGAATTTAAACAAATGGTTCAAACTTTTCATGCTAATGGCATAGGTGTTATTATGGACGTTTCCTATAACCATACCGGCAAAACGGATGAATCTAACTTTAATCAAGAAGTGTCAAATTATTATTACAGACATTGGGAAGATGGCTCGTATTCAGATGCTGCTGCTTGTGGTAACGAAACTGCCTCTGAGCGCCCAATGATGCGCAAATTCATGATTGAATCTGTTTTACACTGGACTAAAGAATATCATATTGATGGGTTTCGTTTTGATCTTATGGGCATACATGACATTGAAACCATGAACATCATTGCTGAGGAAATTTTAAAAATAAATCCAGACGCACTATTATATGGCGAAGGATGGACTGCCAAAGATTCCCCATTACCCGAAGAAAAAAGAACGCTCAAAAAACACATGCAACAAATTCCAAACTTTGCTGCCTTTAGTGATGACTTACGCGACGGATTAAAAGGTTCCGTTTTTGAAGATGAAAGCTTAGGTTTTGTGAGTGGAGCTGTAAAAACGGAAGAATCAATAAAATTTGGGATTGTAGGTGCTATTCAACATCCTCAAATTAATTATAACAGTGTAAACTATTCTGAAGCTCCCTGGGCTAACGAACCTTGGCAATCTGTAAACTACGTTTCTTGTCATGACAATCATACGCTTTTTGACAAACTAAAAATCTCAAGACCCAATACAGATCCTAAGACCTTAATTGCTATGGATAAATTGGCAAATGCCATTGTTCTTACATCACAGGGAACTCCATTTTTACATGCCGGTTCAGAAATACTTCGTACAAAAAATGGCGAACACAATTCATACAATTTACCTGATAGTATTAACCAAATAAATTGGAACAGGAAATATGAACATAAGGAGGTTTTTGAATACTATAAAAATCT includes:
- the fbaA gene encoding class II fructose-bisphosphate aldolase, whose amino-acid sequence is MAHNIKPGVATGDEVQAIFNYAKEKGFALPAVNVIGSDTINGVLETAASLNAPVIIQFSNGGAQFNAGKGLSNDGQKAAILGAVAGAKHVHQLAEAYGATVILHTDHCAKKLLPWIDGLLDASEKHFAETGKSLFSSHMIDLSEEPLEENIEICKGYLERMSKMNMTLEIELGITGGEEDGVDNSDVDDSKLYTQPEEVAYAYEELSKVSPKFTIAAAFGNVHGVYKPGNVKLTPKILLNSQEYISKKYGVEHNHIDFVFHGGSGSTVEEIREGISYGVIKMNIDTDLQYAFLAGVRDYIQDNKDYLQAQIGNPKGADEPNKKFYDPRVWLRKGETSFIERLKKAFEDLNNVDTL
- the accD gene encoding acetyl-CoA carboxylase, carboxyltransferase subunit beta, which produces MTAWFKRKEKGIQTSTEEKKDTPKGLWYKSPTGKIVESDDLAKNFYVSPEDDYHVRIGSKEYFEILFDNNKFTELDANLSSKDPLKFEDTKKYSERLKAAQKKTGLKDAVRTGYGKSYGKDIVICCMDFKFIGGSMGSVVGEKIARGIDYAIKKKTPFMMISKSGGARMMEAALSLMQLAKTSAKLAQLSEAGLPYISLCTDPTTGGTTASYAMLGDINIAEPGALIGFAGPRIVKDTTGKDLPEGFQSSEFLLEHGFLDFISHRRDLKKKVNLYIDLIQNNPVRAEKATA
- the rpsO gene encoding 30S ribosomal protein S15 gives rise to the protein MYLSKEVKAEIFKKHGGSETNTGSTEGQIALFTHRINHLTGHLKKNHKDYNTERSLVKLVGKRRSLLDYMIKNDIVKYRELIKELGIRK
- a CDS encoding polyribonucleotide nucleotidyltransferase, with product MIPKVFKEVIDLGDGREISIETGKLAKQAHGSVVVQSGKCMLLCTVVSNYKQSDVDFLPLTVDYREKFAAAGRYPGGFFKREARPSDGEVLTMRLVDRVLRPLFPKDYHSETQVMIQLMSHDEDVMPDAMAGLAASAAIQLSDFPFECAISEARVGRVNGEFVINPTRAQLLESDIDMMIGASADSVMMVEGEMDEISEEEMTEAIKFAHEAIKVQCAAQEALAKAFGKKDVREYEPEREDADLAKKIHDMAYDKVYAVAQAGSAKHERSAAFGEIKEEIKASFSEEEQADFGGLISKYYSKAEKAAVRDLTLNEGLRLDGRKTDEIRPIWCEVNYLPSTHGSSIFTRGETQALATVTLGTSREANQIDMPSYEGEERFYLHYNFPPFSTGEARPIRGTSRREVGHGNLAQRALKGMVPEDCPYTVRVVSEILESNGSSSMATVCAGTMAMMDAGVQLKKPVSGIAMGLISDADSGKYAVLSDILGDEDHLGDMDFKVTGTADGITACQMDIKVKGLSYEILVNALKQAREGRLHILGKITETISTPNEDVKDHAPTMVSRRVPNEFIGALIGPGGKVIQEMQKETETTIVINEDPVTEEGIVEILGVGRKGIDAVMAKIDSILFKPEVGSVYEVKVIKMLDFGAVVEYMDAPGNEVLLHVSELAWERTENVADVVNMGDVFDVKYFGIDKRTRKEKVSRKALLPKPEGFVERPPRDDKRRDDRRGNDRNRDRKPRRD
- a CDS encoding sigma-70 family RNA polymerase sigma factor; the protein is MRQLKITKQVTNRETASLDKYLQEIGKVDLITADEEVELAQRIKAGDQIALEKLTKANLRFVVSVAKQYQNQGLTLPDLINEGNLGLIKAAQRFDETRGFKFISYAVWWIRQSILQALAEQSRIVRLPLNKIGSINKINKTFAFLEQAHERMPSPEEIAKELDMTVDDVKQSLKNSGRHVSMDAPLIDGEDSNLYDVLRSGESPNPDRELLHESLRTEIERALETLTPREADVIRLYFGLANQHSMTLEEIGETFDLTRERVRQIKEKAIRRLKHTSRSKILKTYLG
- the pulA gene encoding type I pullulanase, which encodes MKYTLLISIVFMCFNSCNHHKNNTDFGSYPTPVKENLWAQYSQKSTLFKLWSPKSEEVILRLYRTGNNSKSYAKYSLNKEDEGIWKINVDGDLNRIYYTFQVKSDNKWLNETPGIYAQAVGVNGNRAMVIDMEKTNPKNWQSDISPAVNYQNEAIIYELHIRDMTIHPQSGSSMPGTYLGLVETGTKSPNQITTGIDHLKELGITHVHLLPSFDHYSIDEANLNTPQFNWGYDPQNYNVPEGSFSTDPFNAEVRIKEFKQMVQTFHANGIGVIMDVSYNHTGKTDESNFNQEVSNYYYRHWEDGSYSDAAACGNETASERPMMRKFMIESVLHWTKEYHIDGFRFDLMGIHDIETMNIIAEEILKINPDALLYGEGWTAKDSPLPEEKRTLKKHMQQIPNFAAFSDDLRDGLKGSVFEDESLGFVSGAVKTEESIKFGIVGAIQHPQINYNSVNYSEAPWANEPWQSVNYVSCHDNHTLFDKLKISRPNTDPKTLIAMDKLANAIVLTSQGTPFLHAGSEILRTKNGEHNSYNLPDSINQINWNRKYEHKEVFEYYKNLIKLRKEHPAFYMTTGSDVRKHLIFQKTDDSLVSFTLKDNANADSWEKILVIYNASNEIIDYKIEGIWQEAVSGSTFDFEGSTFLKDHIKVPALSMYIAFQK